In bacterium, the DNA window TGGAACACCCACGGGCATGTGGCTGAAGCACGAGCTCTACGAAGTGTTGGGCGTGCGCAAAAGGCTGTGCAGAGAAACGGCCATGGAGATCTATGATCAAATCTCCACTGCGTTGGCGCAGCCGGAGAATCTGCCGCGCGCCATGTTCGAACGGTTCAATATCCAAGTGCTCAGCACCACGGATTCCCCCATCGATACACTGGCGCACCATCAGGCCATTCGTCAAAGCGGGTGGACAGGGCGCATCATTCCAGCGTTTCGTCCGGACAACGTCACCGATCTGATGGCTGTAGGCTGGCGCCAGAACATCGATCGACTTTCAGAGTTGTCGGGAGAGGACTGTGCGAGTTATCGAGGTTACATCCGGGCGCTGGAAAAACGGCGCGCTTTTTTCAAAACCATGGGCGCTACCTCCACGGATCACGGCGTCCTCACTCCATTTACCGTTCAGCTGACAGAATCAGAAGCTGCAGCGCTGTTCGCCAAGGCGATCCAGGGGCGGGCAGACGCTGAAGACAGCCGCATTTTCACCGGCCACATGCTGATGGAGATGGCGCGCATGAGCGTGGAAGACGAATTGACCATGCAGATTCATCCCGGTGTTCTGCGCAACCATAACGAGACCGTGTATACGAAATTCGGACCGGACAAAGGCTGCGATATACCGATTGCAGTGGATTTTACGCACGATCTGAAACCGCTGTTGAACCGGTTCGGCAATGAACCCGGTTTGACCCTGGTGGTCTTCACCATTGACGAGACCACCTATTCCCGTGAACTGGCGCCTCTGGCCGGTCATTATCCGGCGATGAAGCTGGGGCCCGCCTGGTGGTTCTTGGACAGCCGCGAGGCCATGCTGCGCTTTCGGCGGACCACTACAGAGACCGCGGGCTTTTATAACACCGTCGGCTTTATCGATGACACGCGTGCCTTTCCCTCCATCCCTGCGCGGCATGATCTGGCCCGGCGCCTCGATTGCCGATATCTGGCCGAGCTGACCGCTGAGCACGTGATCGATCTGGATG includes these proteins:
- the uxaC gene encoding glucuronate isomerase; translated protein: MSTNKLVLHPQRYFSSNPEERKIADHLYHAVKDLPLLCPHAPVAPRLFAENAPFPDPTELLIIPDHYLFRMLYSQGVPMESMGVPRRDGGATEADHRRIWQIVADHMYLFRGTPTGMWLKHELYEVLGVRKRLCRETAMEIYDQISTALAQPENLPRAMFERFNIQVLSTTDSPIDTLAHHQAIRQSGWTGRIIPAFRPDNVTDLMAVGWRQNIDRLSELSGEDCASYRGYIRALEKRRAFFKTMGATSTDHGVLTPFTVQLTESEAAALFAKAIQGRADAEDSRIFTGHMLMEMARMSVEDELTMQIHPGVLRNHNETVYTKFGPDKGCDIPIAVDFTHDLKPLLNRFGNEPGLTLVVFTIDETTYSRELAPLAGHYPAMKLGPAWWFLDSREAMLRFRRTTTETAGFYNTVGFIDDTRAFPSIPARHDLARRLDCRYLAELTAEHVIDLDEAEELAVELAYNLAKKNYKF